A single genomic interval of Ramlibacter sp. harbors:
- a CDS encoding GntR family transcriptional regulator, producing MSKNAPLQDGASLVDAAYQDMRRRILDNVWAPGYQALEQEIALQLGMSRTPVREALIRLANEGLVEVIPRRGMRVLPVSPTDMKEIYEILGALESMAAEMLAARKPSDAELKPLITATKAMEKALARDDLDAWAAADESFHEQLVNMAGNKLLAEAVFTHWDRAHRARMFTLRLRPKPVNSTKEHMALVDRLREGDAAGAAAVNREHRQRASRELLAIFERFRLQQM from the coding sequence ATGAGCAAGAACGCACCCCTTCAAGACGGCGCCTCCCTGGTGGACGCGGCCTACCAGGACATGCGCCGCCGCATCCTGGACAACGTGTGGGCGCCCGGCTACCAGGCGCTGGAGCAGGAAATTGCGCTGCAGCTGGGCATGAGCCGCACGCCGGTGCGTGAAGCCCTGATCCGGCTTGCCAACGAAGGCCTGGTGGAGGTGATTCCGCGCCGCGGCATGCGCGTGCTGCCGGTCTCGCCCACCGACATGAAGGAGATCTACGAAATCCTCGGCGCGCTGGAAAGCATGGCCGCCGAGATGCTGGCCGCGCGCAAGCCCAGCGACGCTGAACTCAAGCCGCTGATTACCGCCACCAAGGCCATGGAAAAAGCGCTGGCGCGCGACGACCTGGATGCCTGGGCCGCGGCCGACGAAAGCTTTCATGAGCAGCTGGTCAACATGGCCGGCAACAAGCTGCTGGCCGAGGCGGTTTTCACCCACTGGGACCGTGCCCACCGCGCCCGCATGTTCACGCTGCGCCTGCGGCCCAAGCCGGTCAACTCCACCAAGGAGCACATGGCCCTGGTGGACCGGCTGCGCGAGGGTGATGCCGCCGGCGCGGCCGCCGTCAACCGCGAACACCGCCAGCGCGCCAGCCGCGAGCTGCTGGCCATTTTTGAACGCTTCCGCCTGCAGCAGATGTGA
- a CDS encoding isocitrate/isopropylmalate dehydrogenase family protein — MKPSYHIAVLPGDGIGIEVMQAARQLLAALEPRIGARFALQELPAGAQHYLDSGVALPESTLKVCEQADAILFGAMGLPHVRGADGTEIIPQLDLRFHFDLYAGVRPIRTFKGLPTPLSHPQAQHIDFVLVRESTEGLFHARGRGDVRSEGGIETEVYDTMKITRAGTARICEFAFKLAQRRAQQKGRPGRVTNVDKANVFSSMAFWRKVFEASARRYPDVAADSAYVDAMALNLVMKPWTYDVMVTENMFGDILSDLIAALVGGMGMAPSGDIGDRHGLFQPAHGTAPDIAGQGKANPTAMLLSAAMMLDWLAERTGDTRLGDGAARIERAVEHVFANRVVTPREFGGSNGTADITRAVIDALKAGA; from the coding sequence ATGAAACCCAGTTATCACATTGCCGTGCTCCCCGGTGACGGCATCGGCATCGAAGTCATGCAAGCCGCCCGGCAGCTGCTGGCCGCGCTGGAGCCGCGCATCGGCGCGCGGTTTGCGCTGCAGGAGCTGCCCGCGGGCGCGCAGCACTACCTGGACAGCGGCGTGGCCCTGCCCGAGTCCACGCTCAAGGTCTGCGAGCAGGCCGACGCCATCCTGTTCGGTGCCATGGGCCTGCCCCATGTGCGCGGCGCCGACGGCACCGAGATCATTCCGCAGCTGGACCTGCGCTTTCACTTTGACCTGTATGCCGGCGTGCGGCCGATCCGCACCTTCAAGGGCCTGCCGACACCGCTGAGCCACCCCCAGGCGCAGCACATCGACTTTGTGCTGGTGCGCGAGAGCACCGAGGGCCTGTTCCATGCCCGCGGCCGCGGTGATGTGCGCAGCGAGGGCGGCATCGAGACCGAGGTCTACGACACCATGAAGATCACCCGTGCCGGCACCGCGCGGATCTGCGAATTCGCCTTCAAGCTCGCGCAGCGGCGAGCCCAACAAAAGGGCCGCCCGGGCCGCGTCACCAATGTGGACAAGGCCAATGTGTTCTCGTCCATGGCGTTCTGGCGCAAGGTGTTTGAAGCCTCGGCGAGGCGCTACCCCGACGTGGCCGCCGACAGCGCCTATGTGGACGCGATGGCGCTGAACCTGGTGATGAAACCCTGGACCTACGACGTGATGGTCACCGAGAACATGTTTGGCGACATCCTGTCCGACCTGATCGCCGCGCTGGTGGGCGGCATGGGCATGGCGCCGTCGGGCGACATTGGCGACAGGCATGGCCTGTTCCAGCCGGCCCACGGCACGGCGCCCGACATCGCGGGCCAGGGCAAGGCCAACCCCACGGCCATGCTGCTGTCGGCCGCGATGATGCTCGACTGGCTGGCCGAACGCACGGGCGACACCCGCCTGGGCGACGGCGCGGCGCGGATCGAGCGCGCGGTGGAGCATGTGTTTGCCAACCGCGTGGTCACGCCGCGTGAGTTTGGCGGCAGCAATGGCACGGCCGACATCACCCGCGCGGTCATTGACGCGCTGAAGGCCGGAGCCTGA
- a CDS encoding Gfo/Idh/MocA family oxidoreductase has protein sequence MSLRALAPGQRRRIAVVGAGFFSQFHLEGWAGMADVEIAGLCDADPARAAALAQRFGVATTFTSVAQMLDALEPDLVDVVTPPASHGAVLDAVLARKLPAICQKPFGASYAQALALTDQARRQGTALVVHENFRFMPWFREARRLIDAGRLGALHGISFRLRPGDGQGARAYLDRQPYFQTMPRLLVVETAIHLIDTFRYLMGEVQAVYAHLRRLNPALQGEDAGLITFEFEGGSAGLFDGNRLNDHVAANPRRTMGEMWLEGAAGVLRLDGEARLWFKPHHGDEAEHLYERGNALSFGGGACAALQRHVLDSLAAGRQPENRAQDYLQNLRVQEAVYASHHSGRRIALHAFDPLEFAPAPFSPFPKKETT, from the coding sequence ATGAGCCTGCGCGCGCTTGCCCCAGGCCAACGCCGGCGCATTGCCGTGGTGGGCGCGGGCTTTTTCAGCCAGTTCCATCTCGAGGGCTGGGCGGGCATGGCCGATGTGGAGATCGCCGGCTTGTGCGACGCGGACCCCGCGCGGGCGGCGGCGCTGGCGCAGCGCTTTGGCGTGGCCACCACCTTCACCAGCGTGGCGCAGATGCTCGATGCCCTTGAGCCCGACCTGGTCGATGTGGTCACGCCGCCGGCCAGCCATGGCGCGGTGCTGGACGCCGTGCTCGCGCGCAAGCTGCCGGCGATTTGCCAGAAGCCCTTTGGCGCCAGCTATGCGCAGGCCTTGGCGCTGACGGACCAGGCTCGCCGCCAGGGCACTGCGCTGGTGGTGCATGAAAACTTCCGCTTCATGCCCTGGTTTCGCGAGGCCAGGCGCCTGATCGACGCCGGCCGGCTCGGTGCGTTGCATGGCATCAGCTTCCGGCTGCGGCCGGGCGACGGCCAGGGCGCGCGCGCCTACCTGGACCGCCAGCCCTACTTCCAGACCATGCCGCGCCTGCTGGTGGTGGAGACGGCGATCCACCTGATCGACACCTTCCGCTACCTCATGGGCGAGGTGCAGGCCGTGTACGCGCACCTGCGCCGCCTGAACCCGGCGCTGCAGGGCGAAGACGCGGGCCTGATTACCTTTGAATTTGAAGGCGGTAGCGCCGGCCTGTTCGACGGCAACCGCCTGAACGACCATGTGGCCGCCAACCCGCGCCGCACCATGGGCGAGATGTGGCTCGAAGGCGCCGCCGGCGTGCTGCGACTGGACGGCGAAGCGCGCCTGTGGTTCAAGCCCCATCACGGCGACGAGGCCGAGCACCTGTATGAGCGCGGCAATGCCCTGAGCTTTGGCGGCGGTGCCTGCGCGGCGCTGCAGCGCCATGTGCTGGACAGCCTGGCGGCCGGCCGCCAACCCGAGAACCGTGCGCAGGACTACCTGCAGAACCTGCGCGTGCAGGAGGCGGTCTATGCCTCCCACCACAGCGGGCGGCGCATTGCGCTTCACGCTTTCGACCCGCTGGAGTTTGCTCCGGCCCCTTTCTCACCCTTCCCAAAAAAGGAGACAACATGA
- a CDS encoding TRAP transporter substrate-binding protein: MIPRKSLGPIGLAVAAMTLAAATQAQTVLKFSHTDQQQGARHAAAQVFAKKVEEYTQGRYKVQVFCCSQLGNDPKNVEQLALGGIDFTVTATGTYAAQIPSLNLTMMPFIINSYEQGWKFYDESKWLKTQFDKGPSKGFRILATWEAGFRNMTTKDPLNGPDDAKGKKLRTFPNEMMRWQLEAMGFGIQIMPLPEVYLAIQQGAVSGQENPIDTIASNKFYEVAPNVTLTNHVYSPIPLAISEKTWQRLSPADQQAVTKAAQEVAPFQRKMIQDNDEKLLAEMSAKGAKVNRKPDIEAFRKAVEPVYAKAREKYGADVDAVLAETAAIRKAVK, from the coding sequence ATGATCCCCCGCAAATCCCTCGGCCCGATCGGCCTTGCCGTGGCCGCCATGACGCTGGCCGCGGCCACGCAGGCCCAGACCGTCCTGAAGTTCAGCCACACCGACCAGCAGCAGGGCGCGCGCCATGCGGCCGCCCAGGTATTTGCCAAGAAGGTGGAGGAATACACCCAGGGCCGCTACAAGGTGCAGGTGTTCTGCTGCAGCCAGCTGGGCAACGACCCCAAGAACGTGGAGCAGCTGGCGCTGGGCGGCATTGACTTCACCGTGACGGCCACCGGCACCTACGCGGCGCAGATCCCCTCGCTGAACCTCACGATGATGCCGTTCATCATCAACAGCTACGAGCAGGGCTGGAAGTTCTACGACGAGTCCAAGTGGCTCAAGACCCAGTTTGACAAGGGCCCGTCCAAGGGCTTTCGCATCCTCGCCACCTGGGAGGCGGGCTTTCGCAACATGACCACCAAGGACCCGCTGAACGGGCCCGACGACGCCAAGGGCAAGAAGCTGCGCACCTTCCCGAATGAAATGATGCGCTGGCAGCTCGAAGCCATGGGCTTTGGCATCCAGATCATGCCGCTGCCCGAGGTCTACCTGGCGATCCAGCAGGGCGCCGTGTCGGGCCAGGAAAACCCGATCGACACCATTGCGTCGAACAAGTTCTACGAAGTGGCGCCCAACGTCACGCTGACCAACCATGTCTACAGCCCGATCCCGCTGGCCATCTCCGAGAAGACCTGGCAGCGCCTGTCGCCCGCGGACCAGCAGGCCGTGACCAAGGCCGCCCAGGAAGTCGCGCCGTTCCAGCGCAAGATGATCCAGGACAACGACGAGAAGCTGCTGGCCGAGATGAGCGCCAAGGGCGCCAAGGTCAACCGCAAGCCCGACATCGAAGCCTTCCGCAAGGCGGTGGAGCCGGTCTATGCCAAGGCGCGCGAGAAGTACGGCGCCGACGTGGACGCGGTGCTGGCCGAGACCGCCGCGATCCGCAAGGCCGTCAAGTAA
- a CDS encoding TRAP transporter small permease: MLDQQTTQSPAAVPVAPSPALIRWVGKGVDALVILIGGAMAVMVFINVVLHALQKDLAWLTELGEFLMVWVTFLGGAAAAQRGAHMSINEFLDKLEPAGRRWADAAVQAFTVLIFAVVLYYGVGIVQGSWGSVLTTLEWPMSWQYMPLPIGAALILLFTGWDLVLILRGVPREQRYPTETPH, encoded by the coding sequence ATGCTCGACCAACAGACGACTCAATCGCCGGCCGCCGTGCCGGTGGCCCCCTCGCCAGCCCTGATCCGCTGGGTCGGCAAGGGGGTGGATGCCCTGGTGATCCTGATCGGGGGCGCCATGGCGGTGATGGTGTTCATCAACGTCGTCCTTCATGCGCTGCAGAAGGACCTGGCGTGGCTCACCGAGCTGGGTGAGTTCCTGATGGTGTGGGTGACCTTTCTGGGCGGCGCGGCCGCGGCCCAGAGGGGCGCCCACATGAGCATCAACGAGTTCCTGGACAAGCTCGAACCGGCCGGCAGGCGCTGGGCCGACGCCGCGGTCCAGGCCTTCACCGTGCTGATTTTTGCGGTGGTGCTGTATTACGGGGTGGGCATCGTGCAGGGCAGCTGGGGCTCGGTGCTGACCACGCTGGAGTGGCCCATGTCCTGGCAGTACATGCCGCTGCCGATCGGCGCCGCGCTGATCCTGCTTTTCACCGGCTGGGACCTGGTGCTGATCCTGCGCGGGGTGCCGCGCGAGCAGCGCTACCCCACTGAAACCCCCCACTGA
- a CDS encoding TRAP transporter large permease — MLSLVIFGSFFALALAGVPLMVSLLATTIGVVVGYGMQYPLESVFLSFIGGVEPFILIAVPLFVFTGELLAQGGVGKRIVEFANVLFGWLPGGLGVVTVMSCLLFGGVSGSAIADTAAIGSLVIPAMLAKGYSRGFAAALVSVAGTLALLMPLSIPFLVYAFISGVSMRTLSMAGLLPAIISALALVAVCMWHGRKTGVDPGGRPASPRAILSAAYSAGPALLMPVFIVGGIWSGYFTPTEAAAVAVVYGLLISMFLYRDMTWRQIPGLLLKAFMTSATVMLVIGATGALAWLITAEGVAQQLANWVSSVAHVKWVFLLMLNVALVLLGIFIEPLPALLMAAPLFIPLAMAFKMDLVHMGVIMTANLAIALYTPPVGGTLFVAAKLANATIGEITRHLWLMMAATFSMVLIITYVPWLTTWLPRWLAGLG, encoded by the coding sequence ATGCTATCCCTCGTGATTTTTGGCAGCTTCTTTGCGCTGGCCCTGGCGGGCGTGCCGCTGATGGTGTCGTTGCTAGCCACCACCATCGGCGTGGTCGTCGGCTACGGCATGCAGTACCCGCTGGAAAGCGTCTTTCTCTCGTTCATTGGCGGCGTCGAGCCGTTCATCCTGATCGCCGTGCCGCTGTTTGTGTTCACCGGCGAGCTGCTCGCGCAGGGCGGCGTGGGCAAGCGCATTGTCGAGTTTGCCAACGTGCTGTTTGGCTGGCTGCCTGGCGGCCTGGGCGTGGTGACGGTCATGTCCTGCCTGCTGTTTGGCGGTGTGTCGGGTTCTGCCATTGCCGACACGGCGGCCATCGGCTCGCTGGTCATTCCGGCCATGCTGGCCAAGGGCTATTCGCGCGGCTTCGCGGCGGCGCTGGTGTCGGTGGCGGGCACGCTGGCCCTCTTGATGCCGCTGTCCATCCCGTTCCTGGTCTATGCCTTCATCAGCGGCGTGTCGATGCGCACGCTGTCGATGGCGGGGCTGCTTCCGGCCATCATCTCGGCGCTGGCCCTGGTGGCGGTGTGCATGTGGCATGGCCGCAAGACGGGGGTGGACCCGGGGGGCAGGCCCGCGTCACCCCGGGCCATCCTGAGCGCCGCCTACAGCGCCGGCCCCGCGCTGCTGATGCCCGTCTTCATCGTGGGCGGCATCTGGTCGGGCTATTTCACGCCGACCGAGGCGGCGGCCGTGGCCGTGGTCTATGGCCTGCTGATCTCGATGTTTTTGTACCGCGACATGACCTGGCGCCAGATCCCGGGCCTGCTGCTCAAGGCCTTCATGACCAGCGCCACCGTGATGCTGGTGATTGGCGCCACGGGTGCGCTGGCCTGGCTGATCACGGCCGAGGGCGTGGCCCAGCAGCTGGCCAACTGGGTCAGCTCGGTGGCGCACGTGAAGTGGGTGTTCCTGCTGATGCTGAACGTGGCGCTGGTGCTGCTGGGCATCTTCATCGAGCCGCTGCCCGCCTTGCTGATGGCGGCGCCGCTGTTCATCCCGCTGGCCATGGCCTTCAAGATGGACCTGGTGCACATGGGCGTGATCATGACGGCCAACCTTGCCATTGCGCTGTACACGCCGCCGGTGGGGGGCACGCTGTTTGTGGCGGCCAAGCTGGCCAACGCCACCATCGGCGAAATCACCCGGCATCTGTGGCTGATGATGGCCGCCACCTTCAGCATGGTGCTCATCATCACCTATGTGCCCTGGCTCACCACCTGGTTGCCGCGCTGGCTGGCCGGGCTGGGCTGA
- a CDS encoding antibiotic biosynthesis monooxygenase, which translates to MHIITVTFQIRPEHMAAFLPAMQANALASVQDEPGCQQFDVCVSLDDPNRVFLYEVYDSPEAFQAHLATPHFQAFNQRTAPWVESKQVQGFQRP; encoded by the coding sequence ATGCACATCATCACCGTGACCTTCCAGATCCGGCCCGAACACATGGCCGCGTTCCTGCCCGCCATGCAGGCCAACGCGCTGGCGTCGGTGCAAGACGAGCCCGGCTGCCAGCAGTTTGACGTGTGCGTGTCGCTGGACGACCCGAACCGGGTCTTCCTGTACGAGGTGTATGACTCGCCCGAGGCGTTTCAGGCGCACCTGGCCACGCCGCATTTCCAGGCCTTCAACCAGCGCACCGCGCCCTGGGTTGAATCCAAGCAGGTCCAGGGCTTTCAACGCCCGTGA
- a CDS encoding ABC transporter substrate-binding protein codes for MKHGHPFFRPLVLAACLGGAALAAWGKDIVIGQVAPFGGPLAVSGRDFNLGAMIAFDEINAAGGISGNRLRLVSRDDGYRSAETVRLVGDLIDQDNPVALIGMWGAENIDAVLEKELLDKAGIAVVGVRSGSSALRSKGALFHVRASYREEVQRILDQVQTMGSSRIAVVYEDTDFGREAWADAEAALARRKLKPLVVAMQARNDLQVDATVQKVAAAEPQALLLVANTPVAGALIKGLRAKNSPAFIFTTSTVDAEQLVTQLGAAAAGVAVAQGVPNPYKATAPIAMDFKRRIASLGIDPARANFASLEGYIVARIVGEGLRRAGRDPQRKDLVRGLESLHRADLGGFMVDFGPGQREGSRFVDLSLIGADGRIRQ; via the coding sequence ATGAAACACGGGCATCCCTTCTTTCGTCCACTGGTCCTTGCGGCGTGTCTGGGCGGCGCGGCGCTGGCCGCCTGGGGCAAGGACATCGTGATTGGCCAGGTCGCGCCCTTTGGCGGCCCGCTGGCGGTGTCGGGCCGCGACTTCAACCTGGGCGCCATGATCGCCTTTGACGAGATCAACGCGGCCGGTGGCATCAGCGGCAACCGGCTCAGGCTGGTGTCGCGCGACGACGGCTACCGCAGCGCCGAAACCGTGCGCCTGGTGGGTGACCTGATCGACCAGGACAACCCGGTGGCGCTGATCGGCATGTGGGGCGCGGAGAACATCGATGCGGTGCTTGAAAAGGAGCTGCTCGACAAGGCGGGCATCGCGGTGGTGGGCGTGCGCTCGGGCAGCTCGGCGCTGCGCAGCAAGGGCGCGCTGTTCCACGTGCGCGCCAGCTACCGCGAGGAGGTGCAGCGCATCCTGGACCAGGTGCAGACCATGGGCTCCAGCCGCATTGCCGTGGTGTACGAAGACACTGATTTCGGCCGCGAGGCCTGGGCCGACGCCGAGGCCGCGCTGGCCAGGCGCAAGCTCAAGCCCCTGGTGGTGGCCATGCAGGCACGCAACGACCTGCAGGTGGACGCCACGGTGCAGAAGGTCGCGGCCGCCGAGCCGCAGGCCCTGCTGCTGGTGGCCAACACCCCGGTGGCCGGCGCGCTGATCAAGGGCCTGCGCGCGAAGAACTCGCCGGCCTTCATCTTCACCACCTCGACAGTGGATGCGGAGCAGCTGGTCACCCAGCTGGGCGCTGCAGCCGCCGGCGTGGCAGTGGCCCAGGGCGTGCCGAATCCCTACAAGGCCACGGCGCCGATCGCCATGGATTTCAAGCGCCGCATCGCGTCGCTGGGCATTGACCCGGCGCGTGCCAACTTTGCCTCGCTGGAGGGCTACATCGTCGCGCGCATCGTGGGCGAGGGCTTGCGCCGCGCGGGGCGGGACCCGCAGCGCAAGGACCTGGTCCGTGGGCTGGAAAGCCTGCACCGCGCCGACCTGGGGGGCTTCATGGTGGACTTTGGTCCGGGCCAGCGCGAAGGCTCGCGCTTTGTCGACCTGTCGCTCATCGGTGCCGACGGGCGCATCCGCCAGTAA
- a CDS encoding TRAP transporter substrate-binding protein, whose translation MNSFKRILTRILLGSGIACALLALAVPAVAQPAGDPRILKLNHTDTPSGARHLASELFARRVEELTRGKYRVLVFHSGQLGNDPQSIKAVAEGKLDFTASATGSFAGLVPELNLTALPYLVDSYEQGWAFYDKSPWLQKQFDKMAGKGVRHLATWEAGFRSFTTRSPMTKPADAVGKKMRVFPNDMIKWIMESIGYEPVVIPVTEVYAAIQQGRVEGQENPIDTIRALRFNEVAPNIVLTQHVYSPLPFVASEKLWAGLSAAEREQFLRAAREAATLSRKLVKEADERNLEAMRATGAKIIRPDVAAFRKAMSSVYARAEKVYGGDVAAILKDARGDAVAAR comes from the coding sequence ATGAACTCATTCAAACGCATTCTCACGCGCATTCTTCTGGGCAGCGGGATCGCCTGCGCCCTGCTCGCCCTGGCCGTGCCGGCTGTGGCCCAACCGGCCGGCGACCCCCGCATCCTCAAGCTCAACCACACCGACACCCCTTCGGGCGCCCGCCACCTGGCGTCAGAGCTGTTTGCCCGGCGGGTGGAAGAACTCACCCGCGGCAAGTACCGCGTGCTGGTGTTCCATTCAGGCCAGCTGGGCAACGACCCGCAGAGCATCAAGGCCGTGGCCGAGGGCAAGTTGGACTTCACGGCCAGCGCCACCGGCAGCTTTGCCGGCCTGGTGCCCGAGCTGAACCTGACCGCGCTGCCCTACCTGGTGGACAGCTATGAACAGGGCTGGGCGTTCTACGACAAATCACCCTGGCTGCAAAAGCAGTTCGACAAGATGGCCGGCAAGGGGGTGCGCCATCTGGCCACCTGGGAGGCGGGCTTTCGCAGCTTCACCACGCGCTCACCCATGACCAAGCCCGCCGATGCGGTGGGCAAGAAGATGCGCGTGTTCCCCAACGACATGATCAAGTGGATCATGGAGTCGATCGGCTATGAGCCCGTGGTGATCCCGGTGACCGAAGTCTACGCCGCCATCCAGCAGGGCCGCGTGGAGGGCCAGGAGAACCCGATCGACACCATCCGCGCGCTGCGCTTCAACGAGGTGGCGCCCAACATCGTGCTCACTCAACATGTCTACAGCCCGCTGCCCTTTGTCGCGTCGGAAAAGCTGTGGGCCGGGCTGTCGGCCGCTGAACGCGAGCAGTTCCTGCGGGCGGCCCGCGAAGCCGCCACCCTGTCGCGCAAGCTGGTCAAGGAGGCCGACGAGCGAAATCTGGAAGCCATGCGCGCCACCGGCGCCAAAATCATCCGGCCCGATGTGGCGGCCTTTCGCAAAGCCATGTCCAGCGTCTATGCCCGTGCCGAAAAGGTCTATGGCGGCGACGTGGCGGCCATCCTCAAGGATGCGCGCGGCGACGCGGTCGCCGCCCGGTAG
- a CDS encoding hydroxypyruvate isomerase family protein, whose protein sequence is MPQFAANLSMLYPELDFLDRFEAAARDGFKAVEYLFPYAYEPAELAARLKAHGLQQVLFNAPPGGTDRTSIDRAWASGDKGIACQPDREPEFAEGIALALRYAAALGCPRLHVMAGLVPGHRTREALRATYVANLKRAARLAAAQGVDVLIEPINTRDIPGFFLNRQDDAHALLAEIDEPNVKVQFDLYHCQIVEGDVAMKIRQYLPTGRVGHFQIAGVPQRHEPDLGEVNYPYLFDVIDEVAAACGWQGWVGCEYRPARGAQPGGTSAGLGWLPGRKG, encoded by the coding sequence ATGCCGCAGTTCGCCGCCAACCTCAGCATGCTCTACCCCGAGCTGGACTTTCTGGACCGGTTCGAGGCGGCCGCGCGCGACGGCTTCAAGGCCGTCGAATACCTGTTCCCGTACGCCTACGAGCCCGCCGAGCTGGCCGCGCGCCTCAAGGCCCACGGCCTGCAGCAGGTGCTGTTCAACGCGCCGCCCGGCGGCACCGACCGCACGTCCATTGACCGCGCCTGGGCGTCGGGCGACAAGGGCATTGCCTGCCAGCCCGACCGCGAGCCGGAGTTTGCCGAAGGCATCGCCCTGGCGCTGCGCTATGCCGCCGCGCTGGGCTGCCCGCGCCTGCATGTGATGGCCGGCCTGGTGCCGGGCCACCGCACGCGCGAGGCGCTGCGCGCCACCTATGTGGCCAACCTGAAACGCGCGGCGCGGCTGGCCGCGGCCCAGGGCGTGGACGTGCTGATCGAGCCCATCAACACGCGCGATATTCCGGGCTTCTTCCTCAACCGCCAGGACGACGCGCATGCGCTGCTGGCCGAGATTGACGAGCCCAACGTCAAGGTGCAGTTCGACCTGTACCACTGCCAGATCGTCGAGGGTGATGTGGCCATGAAGATCCGCCAGTACCTGCCCACGGGCCGCGTCGGTCATTTCCAGATCGCCGGTGTGCCGCAGCGCCACGAGCCCGACCTGGGCGAGGTCAACTACCCCTACCTGTTCGACGTGATCGACGAGGTGGCGGCCGCCTGCGGCTGGCAGGGCTGGGTGGGTTGCGAGTACCGGCCCGCGCGCGGCGCGCAGCCGGGCGGCACGTCGGCGGGCCTGGGCTGGCTGCCTGGGCGCAAGGGCTGA
- a CDS encoding YigZ family protein, with the protein MPFSLAAPVHSDLLIRKSRFIGCVQAVPDRAAALAVVASLRAQHPGAAHVCWALLAGGQSAAHDDGEPGGTAGRPMLEVLRHQALEGVLATVVRYFGGVKLGAGGLVRAYTDAVAQALLNAQKVPLRKTVALACSVPYALEGWLRRELLAAGAQLHEAGHGSVVTLAFSLPDDEAAALVTRLNEAGQGKLAWHEPPA; encoded by the coding sequence ATGCCGTTTTCGCTCGCCGCACCGGTCCACAGCGACCTGCTCATCAGGAAAAGCCGCTTCATCGGCTGCGTGCAGGCCGTGCCCGACCGCGCCGCCGCGCTGGCCGTGGTGGCCAGCCTGCGCGCGCAGCACCCGGGCGCCGCCCATGTGTGCTGGGCCTTGCTGGCGGGCGGGCAGTCGGCCGCCCATGACGATGGCGAGCCCGGCGGCACCGCGGGCCGCCCCATGCTCGAGGTGCTGCGCCATCAGGCGCTGGAGGGCGTGCTGGCCACCGTGGTGCGCTACTTTGGCGGCGTCAAGCTGGGCGCGGGCGGGCTGGTGCGCGCCTACACCGACGCCGTGGCCCAGGCCCTGCTCAATGCGCAGAAAGTGCCGCTGCGCAAGACCGTGGCGCTGGCCTGCAGCGTGCCCTATGCGCTGGAGGGCTGGCTGCGCCGCGAGCTGCTGGCCGCCGGCGCCCAGTTGCACGAAGCCGGCCATGGCAGCGTGGTGACCCTGGCCTTCAGCCTGCCCGACGACGAAGCCGCCGCGCTGGTGACGCGACTGAACGAAGCTGGGCAGGGCAAGCTGGCCTGGCACGAGCCCCCCGCGTGA